The DNA region TCCACATAAAAAGTCTTCAACTGCAATAGAACCTTCATGTGAAGCGCTGCCCAAACAAACTAAGACATTTTACAATCTCTATCTACATAcatgagaaaatacaaaatgtgtAAGGATGGCTCAGATGGAAGACCTGTCAAAGTTTGATTATAAAGAAATGAAATAGTTTGTGtatatctttgttttttgtgttacaGGGGTATAGTAAAGATGTCTTATTTGCAGACAAGTTTCAGCTGTAGCTTCTGTCATCTGCCCAGTGTGACATGTGTCAGCTGACTGAAACTTTGTTTTGAAAGCCTTTTCCAGCCCAGTCATACCTGTCCTCCATCCGTCCTTGAAGGACGGTGTCCCAGGTGTGACGGTGAAGGCCCTCGTCCTGGTGGATGGTCCTGTCAATggaccaaccctaacccttgaccCGTCTTATGAAGTTGTTGTGGTCCACATACGTTCAGGCAAACCACAGTTGAAAAGAAACAGTGgcatcattttcctgtttttatttttccaaccAAAAACGGGAAAACAGCaaattcttatttccaataacatgaaaagaaaatatacatTGAACGTTTTTTTGATTTTGGCAATTTGTTTTGAGACTTTCATTCAGAACTGAAAGATGAAGACAGATTTATACATTATTTCATGCAGATGCGAGCTGGAAGAAGAATGCTAAATAAAAGCCGACAACGATGGCGTGTTATTGGTTACGTTTCAGTACTCACACTGCTGTGAACTTTTCATAGTTATTGGTGTTTGATTAGATCCAAtcaaaacacactttatttacatttaagtTTTCATACATAGGCTTAGTTCAGGGTTATTAAGCGTAATAACCCTTAGCATGGGCCTCCAGACAGAGatacacatacagacacatatAGTTATATACCTAAGCCTACACCCAAACCCACACATACATTAACTGCACTGTGACCGGAAATGAGGATAATTATATTAAAACTCTGAAATGTATCCGTACTAAGCTGCCATAATACACAGAAAACAAGACAATCTGCCAAAGTATATTCAGCATTTCTCAGTAAATGGTCTATAGAAGGAGTTTCAACAATATAACTGCTTCTTATATTTTACTTCCTTCTGCGCCTGCATACCTAATCCCCACAAGGTGGCAGAGTACATGAGGGAAAATGGAATGGACTTGGGCTGCGACTCAGAATGAAGACCTTATTTCTTGTGGGACTGCCAAAGAAAGAACATTATACTATAGATACACCCCAATGTACGAAGCAAGCAGTTGTAACAGGTTCCATGACAGGGTCTTATGGAGCCTCAGTGAAATTAGAGCATAATCAAAACCGGTTTCTGTGTTTATATCTCTGTGGAATAGGAATATTCATCATTTCAATATTgctgaacatttaaaaaaaaaaggttttaaaaatgtttaataattcACTGCACACCATAATAAATACTTATTAAATCCACATTTAACTTTAATTTTCCTTTGGAATCATGGTAATAACCAAAGGTGTGATCACTTTATTCATAAACATTGACCAAGTAATGACAGATTCCTAATGCAGTGTGTAACAGTTGTCGTTACTGGCATCAGTGCCAGGCTGTTGTTGATACCAACATAGAGGAGAGACCACAACCAGGCTGAAAAGCATGACATGATTCATTTCTAAATAAACTATTTCTTTAAACCAGCTAAATAACCCTAACTTTATGAATGAATATCCAAGCACCAGCTTAGATTATCTGTCCCCCGCTGACAGGCCGGAGGATGTTCCCCATTCCTGTTACCCGAAACTGCCTGTCGTTCCTGCATTTTGGGTAATTTGCACCCGTTTTGAAAGGCGGTATCGTACCCAATCAGGCGGCCACAGTAGGATGCTGCAACTGGTCCGGCTATCGCATCTGCAAGTCAGATTTaaagtgattgattgattatcaGTAAAAACATGGCTCCTCACCTTTGTGGTATTTTAAATCATGTTATTATTCTGTAAAATGCTAGAAAGAAAAGAGCATCACACATGGTCTATCGCTTGACACCAACATTGCGTATTTAAAAGGAATtacttttattcattattgtCATTTTCCACATCAGTTAGTTCAGTTATGGTTGTTTTGAAACatgttatttaaataaataggattgagctttattttcatttgataTTGGCAGTGTCTGGTTAATTAAACTATAACTATATTCACAATGTTTGCTTatgtttcagtccatttttaaatgtcGCGTTCCAATTCTAAAGCTTCAACTTCTTTGACCATTTATCTATTTTGGAATCTTGTCAGAATCCATTCCTCTTCCCAGTTTACAGGAGAAGGTTGGACAACTGACCTCCTCAACAAGTGGTGACGATGTGTGTCTTTTCTGCAGGTTAATACAACACCACTTCCTGGTTaataaattatatttttttcccccattttttttcACTTCCATTTCAGTTGTTCATTTATGGTTGGATTGAGACAATAACTTGTTAACGGATTGTCTTGAAAATGAGTTTCTGTAATTGGATTAAAGAAACTCTGAAACCAAAGTGGTGTAAAAGGATTATCTTGATCAGTCTGTTACAGATCTGAATATTGCTACGTGAATATAACTGTATATGAGTTCTTATTGCACCTTCCCACCTATTTCTCCACCTCTTCTTTCTTTATAGATCTTGATATATGTTCTTGTTCTTTGTGTAGCCAAAATCCAAACCTTCAACAGAAAATATCAACAAAAATCTGGATAAACATGATTGTTAACTACTTTACTATCAACTTACTGGGagaaaaaatatacatattaaGGACAGAGCAGGGGCATTACTGAATTCATACCTCTCTTAAATTTCATGCCACCTCCAGTTCCAAAGAAAGTATGGAACTATTGTGACTATGAATTAGATTAATAGTTGGAGAATGGATGGAACATTTTCGTTAGAGGTGGGGGTCTTTGCAAGCTGGCTGAGGGTGTTGTTGTCCTTGAAAATGAAAACCAGGGAGTGTGAGTAGGAGTGGGATGTCCATGGCAGAGGGGAGCTGCAGAGGTGTAAGGGCCTTCTTACTCACTGGTGACCTCAAATCTGTCCCCCATCTTTGCTCATCCACCAGGTAAAATGTTGATGGGTTAAGCTGAAAATACAGAAATTATGACATTTATTAGATTTTTTTGATTATTGTCTATTCAGAATTTTAAAGAATTCATTAAACTAAAAGCAGATAATTAGCAGTACAGTAATGGTCACTTCTTCAGTGATATGGGCCCTACACTTGTTAGTTCCCATGAATATGGTAAATGGTTATATTATATACACACAAAGCATTTTTTGTAATGTTTACGGTTATTTACATTGTTTTGTTTACTGATTTGTGCAGtcattaatcaatcaatcaatcaatcaatcaatcaatttttatttatatagcgtcttttacaatcaaaattttttctagaatcccagggcctaaccccaaacaagcaacagtggcaaggaaaaactcccctttaacaggaagaaaccttgagcaggaccaggctcatgtagggggaccctagagggaggggaggagaggagaggagaggagaggagaggagaggagaggagaggagaggagaggagaggagaggagaggagaggagagaggagaggagaggtagaggagagaataggcatagatcatagagaatacatacagaaatacattatattaagtaaattatgctgccggtagagtcaagtatagtgggtcagcggggtcggaggtcagtatgcagctctgaaggcggcgatacctgtagatgaatacagaagggcgggagaagcagaaaaactacacaagaaataacatcactagtctacttggtgaggaggagaggagaggagaggagaggagaggagaggagaggagaggagaggagaggagaggagaggagaggagaggagaggagaggagaggagagaaggagagctTAATACTGtgtaaaatataataataaaaattgaTGTATCTTAATATTATTATAGCTTAATCATTTAGTCATTCCTTTATCTTCATTATCTCTTATCCTTGTTTGGACTGTGGGGGAGCTTGAGTCTGTCTCAGCAGAATAAGGTCGAGAGAAAGGGTATAGCTTGGTCACCCTTCaatcacacagcagagaaaatacacacagacaacagTTAACACTCCCTTTCACACCCACAGGCAACTTAGCAATGAACCTAACCTGCGTGTCTGTCCAAATATCTGTATAATCCATTCGATTATTCAAATTATGTGAATACACAGTAAATGATGTTGTAAAATCTGTATGAATATTAGCCTCCAGACAATAGTGCTGTTTTACAATAATCAAGAGGCtgtaagaaagaagaaagaagaaagaaagaaagaaagaaagaaagaaagaaagaaagaaagattttttttttatttttacacaaacaaCTTTATTTACATAAATTCACACCCTGTTAAAAAACCAGtgctgacaacaaaataaatagaatcaacaaaaaacagttactcCACAAGGAGTTGTCAACTGTCCAATTGAGCCAAAAGTGTCctttacaacattcaaacacacacaaaaaacaatgggccagattcacgaagcgttcttacgaacaaatttgttcttaagtcccacttacgaacagttgacgaagattgtggcattcaccaatttcttcttatcctggatttattcgtaggtaagaacaaatcctacgaacactcaggagtactcttgcgcacatttcagtgccgacatgttggcatggttgtgttttcttctcttgtgcagttcaataaaattcaatattacaatgataattctgtcatatttatttattatttgtttatttcctatttttggtgatttacggagaattttaaaattacgtaaatgtgccaatgacttaacattaatcaaccaaattggaaaccatgccaaaactgtctttttatttgattttatcttgatttattttattaggggatcgaggatatgccctggttgttgacaccactaaccaaccctcagactccacaggagttttattcaatcagatgcatgcgcgcagtcgctccaccattgaacgcaccatcggcatgttaaaggggcgctggatgtgtttggacacagagccacaacctcgtgaggatgtgtgtcctgacgcaatgatggggccagactgcaggcacgcggttcacgttcgagcgcgattaattgcccgtttgtgaataaaatgcattattgtcacaatccgagcacagcttttacacgtttatttttttttacattcttatttttttttacattctcgttgatttctttaagcgtgttggctatagtcatcagggttgaggcaattttatcaagcgtgttagccatcctttcttgattgttcaacacggcgtcataaatcaggcgtggagaggcaagctttgggcatttcgctttgggcatttggctgctttctgctctgtctacagggtcctgctgcagttccttttatgggcattagtgggcggtgacttatgctaatcgtatgttaattagactcacctggcacgcgctttcaacttacgaacagatggcattcatcaatctaagaacacagctgcgaacaattctggggtttacgaacgcgttgatgaatccgacgtagggttttcttaaaaaacttcttaaggacaacttaagaaagaatctaagaagattcgtaagaacatattggtgaatcgggcccaatGTCTCTCGCCCGGAACAGAAATGGGCACTGGTCTGACATAGTAGGCTCCATCCTACACAGGGAAAAACGATGGTGGCCTGTCACACAGGCTCCAGCAGGGAAGGGGGGCTCCATCCCTTCCAGCCGGTCGGCCTACAAGCTGGTGCTCCTGTTGGACAGTTCTCTCAGGtgtttcctggctttgcccatATGTTTCCTCAGCCGGAAGATCTCAGGGTCAGTCAGGTCCAACACCGCTTTGTGTTTGATTCAATGGCCGCCTGATTGGAGCTTGTCGGGGAAGTAAATCCCCAAATCAGGGCCCCTCATGCCTTTGGTCTTCGTGAGAAAGTTCTTGATCATGCTCGGGGGGTACAAGTCATTCCTCTTGCTGTCCGCCACCGTGTTTGGGAGCTCACTGGCATTGGACATGTACTCTTGGTCGCTGGTATCcgtggcagcagctgcatcctccagccgtccagcttttctgtcaccaccgtcgttcattacatttttctgctttctgcgcCGCTTTGCGGGAGCTGGCCGCcattcagacaccccccccccccgctggcctcacttgtacctgcacctccctcacccagctcacctgtgctaatgctcacctcaccctgctcacctgtggtcatTCCTCCCACACCAAGCTCGCCAGCTATTTTCCCTGGCGCCCCGcgctcacctgtctcctgcCCCACGTCACCTACAGCTACACCCTGCTCACCGGTTTCACCCATGTCTCCCATCTCTCCTGGctcacccagttcacttatttcaTTCATTCCATCCCCAGTCTCACCCAGCCCGCCCAACACTTCAAAAGCCACCCCAGTTAgatccatttccttccccgcCTACGTGTCTCAACAATGGCGACCGACAACCCGACAACAACTTCCTAATGGGGGACAGCAGTTTCCCATGTCGggacagttctctctccaggaaCTCATCGCCGATGAACGGCGGCACGTTGGACAAGGTAATCCGTGCTGCCGGCTgcgtcagcggagtcacctgaacgaactgcccccccacggtgatccccgtctccaccaacctgtttGCCTGATCCACGTTCTCTACGAACAGCACCACCGCCCTGTTCATGCGGGCGGCAGACTTCACGGCGCTGTGACcgatttcctggcccacagccagagccacctcctccacactgagcacagagcccgctcccaccttcACTCCGTGTCTCCTGCTCAACCCGTTCAGGTTGGCgttcgccgccatgacggccgcacgcggtcggccgccccacaaTATAATAATCAGCGTTCTGGCATCCTGAATGGCTGTTCTGGAGGTGTTGACCCACATATAATCTGAAGGAGTCAAGACAGATAGGGGTAGTAAAGggtgtgacttttttttctaTCCTTGAATTCTGTGTTTGGGAAGCTGTCATTGCTCCAACTGAGTTTTTTCATATTGATACCACTTCACTTTACTGAGTTGCAATAACCTTCCTTAAGCTTCTCAATCAGCACTAACTTAAATAGTGCTGATTGAGAAGCAGTAGAGGTGAACTGCCATATTTTGTTGAAGctggtttttcctgttttgttaacCTTGGGAGTTCAGATCCGTGATCTCTTTTGTTTGACTTGGGGTTAAGTTAATAGTGGCTTAGTTCAGAAGGtaaattgttttattattttggccTAAAGAAAAGCTTCTTCTCTGAAGAAATGCACAACCCTAACTGACATCTTTACCCTTTTATTGTTTGTAGCCAATTCAATATATTCTCAGTAAACAAAATTCTACAGACGGAAAGAAGGCTTTGCAATGGGAGACCCACTATCATGATAATGAGGAGCATTTTCATGGATGACCTAGAAAGCAATGCCATTCAGACAGCGCCCACGCAATAGACACCATCACTCGTGAAACATTATGTGGACGTACACAAGAACTCACCAACCATCTGAACACTATAGACGACACCCACAACAAACAGTTTAATCACTAGGAAAAAATAATCTAGACCATAAGATTCATGGTCATAGAAAAGTCCATTCACCACAAGAAAAAAGGAATGTCAAACAGAATAGGTGAAGTAGCACGATTCACCAGTCCACAAAGGCGAACAAGAAAACGAAAAATCCTGCAGAATATCATAGACCAGGATAATGGCAAAAATCATCACGTCAGACACAAAAAGTTCAGAAAATTGATCAAGGAGACCACCGGGATAAGAAAGCATGAGAGTGGGACCATCAACCAAGACAAGGGAAGTTACACCCTCTTGCTCACCTGGGACATTATCCTCGAAAGACGGCATGGGTGCAGCAAAGGTTGAACTTTACTTTGAAAAAAATTACCAATCTAAAATTTGCATTGACATATCAATGAAAGCTTTTCTATGAGGTCGTAATGCAGTTATTTAAACAAAGAGGACATGTACGCCACACAACTTCACTACTCCCAGATTCCCCCAAGTTGCAATCATGAGCGTCAGGTAGTTGTCCTTGTTTGGCACCATATTTAAACTCAGTCACCCGGCCCAGATGGAAGTAATCTCTAGAGATAATAGGCTCACCTCCCAAATCAATAAcctgaaagcaaaagcaaataTTGGTTCAATGTTATTGTAGTTATATAACATCACGTATATCCTGTTTATATCatccatttgttttttttcttactgtCTTAGCCAAAGATACTTATTCTAATGCTTTTCATTCAGCTGTCAGTCAGCTCTTTattctttggtttgtttttggttgtGCAGTCCAACAAAGACTGCAGACAGCTCACCAGGCCACATGTGTTTGCAGGCATACACTCTGAATCCAGCCACACCCATGTTGTAAGCTTGTTCATGTAGGCTTGGAGACAATGTCATCTGGTGTCAGTTGGTGAAATTTCAATGTTTCCTGAACCCAATGATAGTTTTCATAATTTAGCAGAGAGGGGATGGTTAGACCATAGTTGGCACAAGATCCAAAAGCGATAAAGTTGCTTTAGATCTCCTCCAGGAGTCCAAATAGAAGATAAGGCCACAGATGCCTGATAGTCTTTCGGACTGGGATGACTGAGGCTGTGGTGCTCTTGGGCCATCCTTTGGGGATGCTGTTTGGATAGTGGGATAGTACATTTGCAGCAGGGGACTGGGATGACTGAGGCTGCGGTGCTCTTGGGCCATCCTTTGGGGATGCTGTTCGGATAGTGGGATAGTACATTTGTAGCAGGGGACTGGTACCTCTTGGTCTCTGTCCCTGTGGGATGAATAAGGGCCCTCTTATTCAGTTTGGGTATAGGgttatgagagagagagagagggtggctAATATGTCAGTGTAAATGTGTGGGTATGTACAAGTATGTACCAAAATTTTGAGTATGCTTTATCTGTCAGACAGGTTTAGTCTTAGGTTTACTCACAATAGGTAGTAAGTGCAACAGTACCACACTTGAGCATGGCACACCTTCAGTACACTGTATGGGTGGCCACAATTGCACACAAGCACAGTTACATACAGAACACAATAACCACACGAATCACCACTTAGCAGGCAAAAGATTTTAAAGATTTGCTTGGGATGActgtttttaaaattgaatgaaAAAGGGATACACTTTTTGATTTGTGATACacatgttgtttgtttgttaagcACCTCATTACAGTGTTTATCTTGTCTATTTCCCCTAATTTGCATTTCTTAACACAGTTGTTACTATGAGATAAATCTGTCCAACACAAAGGAAACTGGATGACAATATTTGAAAACAAGATgcttatgtttttaaaaatgtaaggGTTTGTTTACAGCTTGGATTCAGCATGAATAGCAACAAAGGGGTCCTCATCCCTGTTGCTGATCTTGAAGTGTGCACGACCATCACCACCCACGTGGATCTGCTTGCCAGTACACCGGCCACCCTCTTTCTGGCCAGAAATGACATCACAATAGGTGCCACCAGGCATGCCTGTGTTAAGGGTCACATCCAGGTCCCTGGTGGGGAAGGAATGATGGATAAAGTTAGAGTGAActtgtctttttaaattatttttataatttaaatgtattatgtAATGGGGGACCATGAAAAATATTTGAACTAAATGATGCCATTTGGCACATTGCACCAGAGGTAGTTATGTGTCTGAATATTGGGTGAAGATCTTTCTGAATAGTTAAGCTTACCAATCATCATTGTTAAAGACGATGAAACCACGATTACCACGTCCAAAGGCAACCTGGTTGCTGTTATTATCCCACCAGTTGGAATGAGGTTGTCCATTGACAACATTGCGGAAAATCACCATGTTCCTAAAAAACAGATGTGTTAAAATAACCTCAAACAAGGTCAGCAGTCGCTTCATTGCCTCTAGCTTTTTGAAAACTCACTTGATCTGACGCCATCTGTGCTcacacacccatccatcaccacaAGTCTCATCTGGGTTGATGGGAACAGATTTGGTTGATCCATCAGGGTGGCTGGGAGGACCCATCCAGTCATTCTTGTCCTATACGTCAAAGATAAATTCATGAATAATAACTACTTGTTGCACACATTTGTTTCAGCAGCATGTTATCAGCTCTACCTTTCCATTGACAATGTGGCGGTTCCAACGGAAGCTTGACATCACCCTGGTTACTCCATATGGGTGAGCCAGCATGTACCCTACAGCCATCTTGTGGAGCCTGGCATCCCAGAAGGTAACAATAGATGCTCCACCAGCACCATGTCCTCTCTGGTTGTCATGGTTGTCAACGAAGACAAGAGCATTGCCATAAGGCATGAAACCCCAACCCTCTCCCCAGTTCCTGCACACAAGCACAAAATGGAAACCAAATCACTGACACCTTCCATCAAACTGGGTCGACTGCAGAGTCAGAATAAGAAGACTGGGCTGAATTTCATCGAGCTCCTCAGTGAAGAGTTTTGGATTACTGTCAATTCataaaattaaagagaaaaatcttTCCATTTAGACATGACAAAGAAAGACCTACTTGGTGTACATCAACTTTTCATTATTCCATTTTCTGAAGACAGTTCCCAGTTTGGCACCATATTTAAACTCAGTCACCCTGCCCAGATGGAAGTACTCTCTGGAGGTAATAGGCTCACCTCCCAGATCAATAAcctgaaagcaaaagcaaataTTAGTGTTCATAATGTTATCATAGTTACAACGTGTGATGCCTTCCTTTCTTGGTTACTTGATGGTGCTTCTGTAAATGTattgatttatatatatatatactcctttgtttatttttttttctttctttcttgtacATCATGCCAACAACGTTTCCTGGTTTATTTCTGTCCAACTAATTGGCTCACTTCCCAGATCAATAACCTGAAAGcaaattcaaattttaatttCCTCAATGTTATTGTAGTAACAAAACATGATGTGCAACCTGTGTAtagcctttttctttctctctccaaagATGCTGATGTATTTCTTTACATTCAGTtttcagaatcttttttttattagttcTTTTTAGGCTACTAAAAAGTTCATCCTGACCTCCTGGAAGATAAAAGGCCTTGACCCATTGGGGAACCACTTGGTGTTGAGGTTGTGCAGTCCACCATAGACTGTAGACAGGTCACCGGGCCACATGTGCTTGCAGGCATCCACTCTGAATCCAGCCGCACCCATGTTGATAAGCTTGTTCATGTAGTCGGCCACCTTAGCTCTCACGTAATCTTTTTCAAGGGCGAGATCCAGGAGGCCATCTAGACGACAGTCGCGCACCTAAACATTGAATCattaaatcaattttttttaaaaacactgttcGGTAAGTGTGGAcaaaattgatttatttacctGATACACATCATGATAATTTTCAATGTTGCCACTGCTGGTTTTACACTTATAATCATTAAAGTCCAAGTAGGAATaggggacagaggggaagtCTTTCATGCCTGCATTGAACCAGCTGCCACATGAGGAGTGTGTTTCAGCACCATTGTTCTCACGGCACATATGGTTAATGACAGCATCGATGTAGATGTTAACCTAAAAATTCACAAATTAAGAAAAACTCAGCACATGCTGCCTTGTCATCCTCACACATTTTGGAGAATTCCATTTGGGTTAATCTCATAACACATGTAATTAATGAATTTTCAtaagattaaaaaatatatattagatTAGTCTCGtcttgtcttcttaactgcttaaTTAGTTTTGGGGTCCCAGGGACGATACGTGAAAAATAGAGATATGAATATAAAATGATACATTACAGTCGGAAGAAGGTATAGATTGTATCTCCTTAAGGCCTTACCCCAACATTGTTGCATCTGGTGATCATGTCTCTCAGCTCATTCTCACTTCCAGATCTTGAGCACAGGTTGTAGCCGATTGGTTGGTATCTCTGCCACCAGGGCCTCCATGGGCTGTCCAAAACTATGTTCTCACTTGGAGGGGAAATCTGAGCAGTACAGATTGTACAAAGAGCAATTGTTGAAATTAAAATTTACACCTGTAGTGTTggattttccttctttcttcagCTGTATGTACCTGAACTCCACCAAAGCCATTTGGACCCAAGAAGCGCTCACACTCCTCAGCGATGTCTGCCCACCGCCACTCAAACAGGTGAACAAAGGAGGTCCTGCCGTCCTTG from Takifugu flavidus isolate HTHZ2018 chromosome 15, ASM371156v2, whole genome shotgun sequence includes:
- the LOC130539096 gene encoding alpha-amylase-like, with the protein product METMKVFILVALFGLSFAQHNPYFKDGRTSFVHLFEWRWADIAEECERFLGPNGFGGVQISPPSENIVLDSPWRPWWQRYQPIGYNLCSRSGSENELRDMITRCNNVGVNIYIDAVINHMCRENNGAETHSSCGSWFNAGMKDFPSVPYSYLDFNDYKCKTSSGNIENYHDVYQVRDCRLDGLLDLALEKDYVRAKVADYMNKLINMGAAGFRVDACKHMWPGDLSTVYGGLHNLNTKWFPNGSRPFIFQEVIDLGGEPITSREYFHLGRVTEFKYGAKLGTVFRKWNNEKLMYTKNWGEGWGFMPYGNALVFVDNHDNQRGHGAGGASIVTFWDARLHKMAVGYMLAHPYGVTRVMSSFRWNRHIVNGKDKNDWMGPPSHPDGSTKSVPINPDETCGDGWVCEHRWRQIKNMVIFRNVVNGQPHSNWWDNNSNQVAFGRGNRGFIVFNNDDWDLDVTLNTGMPGGTYCDVISGQKEGGRCTGKQIHVGGDGRAHFKISNRDEDPFVAIHAESKL